A single genomic interval of Anopheles darlingi chromosome X, idAnoDarlMG_H_01, whole genome shotgun sequence harbors:
- the LOC125960129 gene encoding uncharacterized protein LOC125960129 isoform X5: protein MEWFWLRYWWQLVERRDLLRARLQQLEQEIEDRQTQQQQQHQTGDDSLERDTVGTGDHHGWPAVEEQKEEQQQANGNGGGGDHYDDDDEYKELGAEHVDLQEELHRCWRHWASMHGDLDITDGLDSDDSSTSGKQVVVAVCAMSKKSQSKPMKEILTRLQEFEYIRMVVIGEEIILHEPVEHWPLCDCLISFHSKGFPLDKAIQYAQLRQPYVINNLHMQFDIQVDRRRVYAILEHEGIEIPRYAVLDRDSPDPKQHELVESEDHVEVNGIVFNKPFVEKPVSAEDHNIYIYYPTSAGGGSQRLFRKIGSRSSVYSPESRVRKTGSFIYEDFMPTDGTDVKVYTVGPDYAHAEARKSPALDGKVERDSDGKEIRYPVILSNAEKLLSRKVCLAFKQTVCGFDLLRANGKSFVCDVNGFSFVKNSNKYYDDCAKILGNMILRELAPQLHIPWSVPFQLDDPPIVPTTFGKMMELRCVTAVIRHGDRTPKQKMKVEVRHQKFFDIFEKYDGYRYGHIKLKRPKQLQEILDIARSLLAEIQTKAADSEIEEKQSKLEQLKSVLEMYGHFSGINRKVQMKYQPKGRPRGSSSDDADAPKEPSLVLILKWGGELTPAGRIQAEELGRFFRCMYPGGQSRHPGVNEEGPGAQGLGLLRLHSTFRHDLKIYASDEGRVQMTAAAFAKGLLALEGELTPILVQMVKSANTNGLLDNDCDSSKVQNMAKARLHELMQIDREFTAEDRAAINPGNAISINLAMNFVKNPVQCCARVHSLIRSLLAVVAVKCEDPKTRDSVLYHGETWEMMGRRWGKIEKDFCTKSKSYDISKIPDIYDCIKYDLQHNQHTLQFDQVEELYITAKYLADIVIPQEYGLTVHEKLTIGQGICTPLLKKIRADLQRNIEEAGVNRLNPLYSYGVSSPGRHVRTRLYFTSESHVHSLLTVLRHGLINQLTDEQWRRAMEYVSMVSELNYMAQIVIMLYEDPMKDVEAEDRFHVELHFSPGVNCCVQKNLPPGPGFRPHSRNDSVTSKNASGDEEPTSRIDEENDTEEEGSSLSNSASLHHTPIKLLCRGEQQDTGGSSSAGLVHGSHMKERRTRKVKSSSPIPIGSSHTVSGHEAMDLAKRLSEELAAQQQQQQQQLLLMQQLQHQHQQQQLQEQQHQQSGSLGTTFGVLGKQQQQLQQPRSVSPDTEPRARSFEHPQPVAPHHQHARHAHHHHHHHQQQQQQQHHQHHHHHNHQHHHHHHPLQANQHHHRPCVRAHRTKSAAEHPYHHRSDGRAVSDSSQQQQQQHHHHHYHHQQTDGEAAERPSQPVVSASESGRAEERHASGPENEPTEVEEEQEEAKEETSRPPPTLYLGPPESSYSCDSISEFTPNPEDQELYVSSFSESEEEDEEEEEDEKEEEMERERSRDGEEKDDAISYSRYYSALGHHDEDDDYQPLHRQCWSFGAVDGGRSLARSLSYTFGNRQRSPEAHRPSQSASCRDLMPPPPTKRWECVMGVSTGCCCPSGGTTLVTSHSPSPVFGGAVQPPRNTATGTGSLVLRYPVISAGSRYASDPSLARSAWSSLSSESEEGVREQGAEQGAERGAVFLSLTTPPPDEGTLLYDGSHELNRMFRHSSTTFDVRQDEEKEEKEEEQWCPLSPLSKYPLPENQPCLPFAASALLFTNTLRAVSTTPLTTTTTTTTTATAATNTIFLPIDDVPDGAGGDGGPPWGLATVASSPLPPPPPPSPVVSPAVPVPGNRNITDRCSTNLLFVIPPYTTDGGGSGRPTMTTTTTTTTTMTSTAMTTPTTMTAAESPAVAATAAGASSGVVVDGRTSRRNSGAATGSADCCCGGGGGGGAAVEEDGAAESPASSRGSLSHHLCGHCSSCCCYCCCCCCCYCYGGCGGPFAAPSSSPSTLVGPAARIGVTTATAVAAAAAAGATVTIPAVTVRRQRHSIAGQMSYFKMLGTFSKKMATSTNSLFSTAVISGSSSAPNLRDMVPSTASPSGFGGVPPIRPLETLHNALSLRQLDNFLERMTVGPLFKTPASSPPPKHPPPGGTRSVPVTATPSPTTPISTTTTTTSTSTSTSTTIPADTDVVAMEEEELVLVHGYGQPFAKGERGSNGTTVTQPPSTLIPAHTPAAATGITTGTTAALQSWSDHSGSMTSSVSALSSGGPSSPNLSEVCSRGGCPSSDMSASITSIDGSLAAAAGSGTGNEHEHHQHQQLVGCIFALFGHPSAAGMAGQVPGGVGVLELPEDPQGPNGGGGTAVERRRGSTVGELSADLTPVSVSSDWDNTADATKGSCNTTNNDLTTTEEDDEDATISTDTCLSTGTTSEQLAVAMTVASSSSSSIEPARTASNDRVTADPSDGSKQLATDQCTRRARGSRIQRQISLYEQENRAADEGTGKKEAHREAAVRRLHMSFDELPQRAGHERTLTSGGGGGGGGCGNSSSISSLQQKASSKASCQPPEQPPVTPGALLIRESFIEPPRLTRVTKSFHGKTGHQMEQQQQQQQSLWQWPGAECGPNDGGTTNRFGQSSPFARQQSTGSSSARGGSSGNLHHQQGRFTMSVVQEAVKPIGTSISDSRLPPPADGPSKHGAK from the exons ATGGAGTGGTTCTGGCTGCGCTACTGGTGGCAGCTAGTGGAGCGCCGGGACCTTCTTCGTGCGcgtctgcagcagctggagcaggagATCGAGGATcgccaaacacaacaacaacaacaacaccagacaGGCGACGACAGCCTCGAGCGTGATACGGTGGGCACCGGTGACCACCACGGGTGGCCAGCGGTGGAGGAACagaaagaggagcagcagcaggcaaacgggaacggtggtggtggtgaccactatgacgacgacgacgagtacaAGGAGCTGGGAGCGGAGCACGTCGACCTGCAGGAGGAGCTGCATCGTTGCTGGAGGCATTGGGCGAGCATGCAT GGTGATCTGGACATAACCGATGGGCTCGATTCGGACGACTCGTCCACCTCCGGcaagcaggtggtggtggccgtctGCGCCATGTCGAAGAAGTCGCAGTCGAAACCGATGAAGGAGATCCTGACGCGCCTCCAGGAGTTCGAGTACAtccggatggtggtgatcggcGAGGAGATCATCCTGCACGAACCGGTGGAGCACTGGCCGCTGTGCGACTGTCTCATCTCCTTCCACTCGAAGGGCTTCCCGCTCGACAAAGCCATCCAGTACGCGCAGCTGCGCCAACCCTACGTCATCAACAATCTGCACATGCAGTTCGACATACAGGTA GATCGTCGCCGGGTGTATGCCATACTCGAGCACGAAGGGATCGAGATACCGCGGTACGCGGTGCTCGATCGGGATTCACCGGATCCGAAGC AGCACGAGCTGGTCGAGTCGGAGGACCACGTTGAGGTGAACGGGATCGTGTTCAACAAACCGTTCGTGGAGAAGCCGGTATCGGCCGAGGACCATAACATCTACATCTACTATCCGACGTCGGCGGGCGGTGGTAGCCAGCGGTTGTTCCGCAAGATCGGCAGCCGGAGCAGCGTCTACTCGCCGGAGTCCCGGGTCCGCAAGACCGGCTCGTTCATCTACGAGGACTTCATGCCGACGGACGGCACGGACGTGAAGGTGTACACGGTCGGACCGGACTATGCGCATGCGGAGGCCCGCAAAAGCCCGGCCCTCGATGGGAAGGTCGAGCGGGACAGCGACGGGAAGGAGATCCGCTACCCGGTCATCCTGAGCAACGCCGAGAAGCTGCTGTCGCGCAAGGTGTGCCTCGCGTTCAAGCAGACGGTCTGCGGGTTCGATCTGCTGCGCGCCAACGGCAAATCGTTCGTGTGTGACGTGAACGGGTTTAGCTTCGTGAAGAACTCGAACAAGTACTACGACGACTGTGCCAAGATACTGGGCAACATGATACTGCGCGAGCTCGCACCCCAGCTCCACATCCCGTGGTCCGTACCGTTCCAGCTGGACGATCCACCGATCGTACCGACGACGTTCGGCAAGATGATGGAGCTGCGGTGCGTGACCGCCGTCATACGGCACGGCGACCGGACGccgaagcagaagatgaaggTCGAGGTGCGGCATCAGAAGTTTTTCGACATTTTCGAAAAGTACGACGGCTACCGGTACGGGCACATCAAGCTGAAACGGCCGAAGCAGCTGCAGGAGATACTGGACATTGCCCGGTCGCTGCTGGCGGAGATACAGACCAAGGCGGCCGATTCGGAAATCGAAGAGAAGCAGAGCAAGCTGGAGCAGCTGAAGAGTGTACTGGAGAT GTACGGCCATTTTTCCGGCATCAATCGAAAGGTGCAGATGAAGTACCAACCGAAGGGTCGACCGCGTGGCTCTAGCTCAGACGATG CAGATGCACCAAAGGAACCCTCGTTGGTGCTGATCCTGAAGTGGGGCGGTGAGCTGACACCGGCCGGGCGCATACAGGCGGAGGAGCTGGGCCGCTTCTTTCGCTGCATGTACCCCGGTGGCCAGAGCCGGCATCCGGGCGTGAACGAGGAGGGCCCGGGTGCGCAAGGGCTGGGGTTGCTGCGTCTGCACTCCACCTTCCGGCATGATCTCAAGATATACGCGTCGGACGAGGGCCGCGTGCagatgacggcggcggcctTCGCCAAGGGGCTGCTGGCGCTCGAGGGCGAGCTGACGCCCATCCTGGTGCAGATGGTGAAGAGTGCCAACACCAACGGGCTGCTGGACAACGATTGTGACTCGAGCAAGGTGCAGAATATGGCGAAGGCGCGCCTCCACGAGCTGATGCAGATCGATCGGGAGTTTACGGCCGAGGATCGGGCCGCCATCAACCCCGGTAacgccatcagcatcaacctGGCGATGAACTTCGTGAAGAACCCGGTGCAGTGCTGTGCCCGCGTTCACTCGCTGATCCGctcgctgctggcggtggtcgcCGTCAAGTGCGAGGACCCGAAGACGCGCGACTCCGTGCTGTACCATGGCGAGACGTGGGAGATGATGGGCCGCCGGTGGGGCAAAATCGAGAAGGATTTCTGCACCAAGAGCAAGAGCTACGACATCTCCAAGATACCGGACATCTACGACTGCATCAAGTACGATCTGCAGCACAACCAGCACACGCTGCAGTTCGATCAGGTGGAGGAGCTGTACATCACGGCCAAGTACCTGGCCGACATTGTCATTCCGCAGGAGTACGGGTTGACGGTGCACGAGAAGCTGACGATCGGGCAGGGCATCTGTACGCCGTTGCTGAAGAAGATACGGGCCGATCTGCAGCGTAATATCGAGGAGGCGGGCGTAAACCGGCTGAATCCGCTGTACAGCTACGGCGTGTCGAGCCCGGGTCGCCACGTACGGACCCGGTTGTACTTCACGAGCGAGAGCCATGTGCACTcgctgctgacggtgctgcGGCACGGGCTGATCAACCAGTTGACCGACGAGCAGTGGCGCCGGGCCATGGAGTACGTATCGATGGTGTCCGAGCTGAACTACATGGCTCAGATCGTCATTATGCTGTACGAGGATCCGATGAAGGACGTGGAGGCCGAGGATCGCTTCCACGTCGAGCTACACTTCAGCCCGGGCGTCAACTGCTGCGTGCAGAAGAACCTACCACCGGGGCCTGGCTTTCGGCCGCATAGCCGTAACGATTCCGTCACCTCCAAGAACGCG AGTGGTGACGAGGAGCCAACGTCCCGCATTGACGAGGAGAACGATacggaggaagaaggaagctcGCTATCCAACAGTGCCTCGCTGCATCACACCCCAATCAAGCTGCTCTGCCGCGGCGAGCAGCAGGACACCGGTGGTTCTTCGAGCGCCGGTCTCGTCCACGGTTCGCACATGAAGGAGCGCCGCACGCGAAAGGTGAAATCCTCCTCACCGATTCCGATCGGCTCGTCCCACACGGTGTCCGGTCACGAAGCAATGGATTTAGCGAAACGTTTGAGTGAAGAGCTGgcggcgcaacagcaacagcaacagcagcagctgctgctcatgcAACAAttacaacaccaacaccaacaacagcaactgcaggagcagcagcaccagcaaagcGGTTCGTTAGGGACGACGTTCGGTGTTTTgggaaagcaacagcagcaattgcagcaaCCGCGTTCCGTTAGCCCAGACACCGAACCGCGGGCTCGCTCTTTCGAGCATCCGCAACCGGTCGCACCGCATCACCAGCATGCGCGTcatgcgcatcatcatcatcaccatcatcagcagcagcagcaacagcaacaccaccaacaccatcatcatcacaaccaccaacaccaccaccaccaccacccgctccAAGcgaatcagcatcatcaccgtccGTGTGTGAGAGCCCATCGCACGAAAT CCGCAGCCGAACATCCTTACCATCACCGTAGTGATGGTCGCGCGGTCTCGGAttcttcgcagcagcagcagcagcagcaccaccaccaccactaccaccaccagcagacag ATGGTGAAGCGGCTGAGCGGCCGTCTCAGCCGGTGGTCTCAGCATCGGAATCGGGAAGGGCCGAGGAACGACACGCTAGCGGCCCGGAAAATGAACCAACAGAAGTAgaagaggaacaggaggaggcgaaggaggaaACGTCCAGGCCTCCACCAACACTGTACCTGGGCCCCCCCGAGTCGTCGTACAGCTGCGACTCGATCAGCGAGTTTACACCGAACCCGGAGGATCAGGAGCTGTACGTTTCCTCTTTCTCCGAgtccgaggaggaggatgaggaggaggaggaggatgagaaggaagaggagatggaaagagagaggagcagggacggggaggagaaggatgatgcTATTAGCTATTCGCGGTACTACAGTGCCCTCGGTCATcatgatgaggatgacgattACCAACCTCTGCATCGCCAGTGTTGGTCCTTTGGGGCAGTGGACGGCGGCCGatcgctcgcacgctcgctgTCGTACACCTTCGGCAACCGGCAAAGGTCACCTGAGGCCCACCGACCGTCGCAATCGGCGTCGTGTCGTGACctgatgccgccgccaccgacaaAAAGATGGGAATGCGTCATGGGCGTCAGCACCGGCTGTTGCTGTCCTTCGGGAGGCACGACGCTCGTTACAAGCCACTCGCCGagcccggtttttggtggtgcgGTACAACCGCCACGtaacaccgccaccggaaccggttcgCTCGTGTTGCGCTATCCGGTGATCAGTGCCGGCAGCCGGTACGCTAGCGAtccgtcgctcgctcgctccgccTGGAGCTCGCTGTCGTCCGAGTCGGAGGAGGGGGTTCGGGAGCAGGGCGCGGAGCAGGGCGCGGAGCGGGGCGCGGTGTTTCTATCGCTCACGACACCGCCCCCGGACGAGGGTACCCTGCTGTACGATGGGAGCCACGAGTTGAACCGGATGTTCCGGCACTCGAGCACGACGTTTGACGTTCGCcaggacgaggagaaggaggagaaggaggaggagcagtggTGTCCCCTTTCTCCCCTATCCAAATATCCTTTGCCCGAGAACCAACCCTGCCTTCCCTTCGCTGCTAGCGCTCTTCTTTTCACTAACACTTTGCGTGCCGTCAGCACTACTCCCcttactactaccactactactactactactgctactgctgctaccaacACGATTTTCCTCCCAATCGATGATGTGCCCGATGGGGccgggggggatggtggtccCCCTTGGGGTCTAGCTACCgttgcatcatcaccactaccaccaccaccaccaccgtcgccggtgGTCTCGCCGGCCGTACCCGTACCTGGTAACCGCAATATCACTGACCGCTGTTCCACCAACTTGTTGTTCGTCATACCTCCGTACACTACAGACGGCGGTGGCTCCGGCaggccaacgatgacgacgacgacgacgacgacgacgacgatgacgtcgacggcgatgacgacgccgacgacgatgaccgcgGCAGAATCACCAGCGgtggcggcaacagcagctggtgccAGTAGTGGTGTCGTCGTAGATGGGCGTACCAGCCGCCGGAACAGTGGAGCCGCAACCGGTAGCGCCGATTGCTGTTGCGGCGGCGGAGGCGGAGGCGGTGCAGCAGTGGAAGAGGATGGAGCCGCCGAATCGCCTGCCTCCAGCCGTGGCTCGCTGTCACACCATCTGTGTGGCCActgttccagctgctgctgctactgctgctgctgctgctgctgttactgctatGGCGGCTGTGGCGGTCCGTTTGCGGcgccctcgtcgtcgccgtcgacccTGGTTGGACCGGCGGCTCGGATCGGCGTGACCAcagcgacggcggtggcggcggctgcggcggcagGAGCGACGGTCACGATACCGGCGGTCACGGTTCGACGCCAGCGGCACAGCATTGCCGGCCAGATGAGCTACTTTAAAATGCTAGGTACGTTCAGCAAGAAGATGgcgaccagcaccaacagtctGTTCAGTACCGCCGTCATCAGTGGCAGCTCGTCGGCGCCCAACCTGCGCGATATGGTCCCGAGCACCGCTTCACCGTCCG GATTTGGCGGGGTGCCACCGATTCGGCCGCTCGAAACGCTCCACAACGCGCTGTCGCTTCGGCAGCTGGACAACTTCCTCGAGCGGATGACGGTGGGGCCGCTGTTCAAGACGCCCGCTTCATCGCCTCCACCGAAGCACCCCCCGCCGGGAGGGACGCGCTCGGTACCGGTGACGGCAACCCCCTCACCAACTAcccccatcagcaccaccaccaccaccaccagcaccagcaccagcaccagcaccacgatccCAGCCGATACCGATGTCGTTGccatggaggaggaagagctaGTGTTAGTGCACGGTTACGGGCAGCCGTTCGCGAAAGGAGAGCGTGGCAGCAATGGTACCACGGTGACCCAACCACCCTCAACACTCATCCCGGCACACACCCctgccgctgctaccggtATCACTACCGGTACGACCGCTGCTCTCCAGA GCTGGAGCGACCATTCGGGCAGCATGACTAGCAGCGTGAGCGCCCTATCCAGCGgtggaccatcatcaccgaacCTCTCGGAGGTGTGCTCGCGGGGTGGCTGCCCAAGCAGTGACATGTCggccagcatcaccagcatcgaTGG CAGccttgctgcagctgcagggaGTGGCACCGGGAACGAGCacgagcatcatcagcatcagcagctggtaGGATGTATATTCGCCCTCTTTGGCCACCCATCGGCCGCCGGGATGGCCGGGCAGGTTCCGggcggtgttggtgtgctggAACTACCGGAGGATCCGCAGGGACccaacggcggtggcggtacaGCGGTGGAGCGGCGGCGTGGTTCGACGGTCGGCGAGCTCAGTGCCGATCTGACACCGGTCAGTGTTAGTTCCGACTGGGACAACACGGCCGATGCGACCAAGGGTTCgtgcaacaccaccaacaatgATCTG ACAACCaccgaggaggacgatgaggatgcgACCATCTCGACTGACACGTGTCTGAGTACGGGAACGACTAGCGAGcagctggcggtggcgatgacggtggctagcagcagcagcagcagcatcgaaccGGCTCGAACAGCAAGCAACGATCGGGTGACCGCCGACCCGTCGGACGGATccaagcagctggccaccgacCAGTGTACACGGCGAGCGCGGGGCAGCCGGATCCAGCGCCAGATTAGCCTGTACGAGCAAGAAAACCGGGCAGCAGACGAGGGCACAGGGAAGAAGGAGGCCCATCGGGAGGCAGCCGTGCGGCGACTGCATATGTCCTTCGATGAGCTACCCCAACGAGCTGGCCACGAGCGGACCTTaacgagtggtggtggtggtggtggtggtggttgtggcaacagcagcagcattagctcGCTCCAGCAGAAGGCATCCTCCAAGGCATCCTGTCAACCACCGGAGCAACCACCGGTAACACCTGGTGCGTTGCTGATCCGCGAAAGCTTCATTGAACCACCGCGCTTGACGCGCGTCACGAAGAGCTTCCACGGCAAGACGGGCCACCAgatggagcagcaacagcagcagcagcagtccttgTGGCAATGGCCCGGCGCTGAGTGTGGGCCCAATGACGGCGGTACCACTAATCGGTTCGGGCAGAGTTCGCCGTTCGCTCGCCAGCAGAGcaccggtagtagtagtgcccGGGGCGGTTCGAGCGGTaaccttcaccaccagcagggtCGCTTCACGATGTCGGTTGTGCAGGAAGCGGTGAAACCGATCGGTACCAGTATCAGTGATAGCCGCCTGCCTCCACCTGCCGATGGGCCATCAAAGCATGGAGCCAAATAG